In bacterium, the DNA window CCAACGCGCCCAGCAGGATGGACGGGCCCTTTTCCTTCCCTATGTTTGCCTGGGTTATCCCGATTACCGCTCGTCCCTCGAGACGGCCAAGGCGGCCCTCCGGGCTGGGGCGGCGGCCCTGGAATTGGGGGTCCCTTTTTCCGACCCCATCGCCGACGGGCCCACGCTCCAAAAGGCCACTTTCCGTTCCCTTGCCCAGGGAACCAAATTCCGCGATGTTTTCCGGCTCATCCGGGACCTGAGGAAAGCCGGGTTCGACCAGCCCCTTTTGGTCATGACTTACCTGAACCTCGTGGATCGAATGGGCCTGAAAGCCTTCGCCGAGGCCTTGGTCCGGGCCGGAGGGGATGGGGCCATCATTCCGGACCTGCCCCTGGAGGAGTTCCCGGCCTGGAAGAAGATCTTCGATCCCCAAGACCTGGCTTTGATCCCTTTCGTGGCCCCCACCTCGCCCGCATCCCGGGTCCGGTTGGCCGATTCGATGGAGGCTCCCTTCCTTTATTACGTTTCGGTGACCGGCGTGACGGGTGTGCGAAAGACCCTAGCTCCCGGTCTGCTACGGGACCTCCAGAGCCTGGATAAACGCTTGAGGACGCCGGTCGTGGTGGGGTTCGGTATCTCCAATGCCCGCCAGGCCGCCCAGGTGGGTAAGGTCGCGCGGGGCGTCATCATCGCCAGCGCCCTGATCCAGCTCATTTCACGGACCCCCAAGTCCCGGATCGCCGCCCAAGTCGGGCGCTTTTGCGCAGGGGTCGTGTCCGCCCTCCGGCGAGGTTGAGGCCTGGAAAGGCAATTTCTGGGATCCATTCCAACGGCCCCAGGTTCTTTTGGTCATTGGCCTTTTTGGCGGGAACCTCTGCCCGGACTTGACCCTTCTGTCCGAAAATTATTTCAATAACGGGAATTTTGGAGTGGGGGGTCGGGCCGCGTGGAAATGGGGCAAGGGCCTTGTTCTTGCGGGCTCTCATGAGCGTCCAAGCCTTGCCCGTTGACATCCGCCGGAGCGGAATGCTTAGATAAGCGCCCACTGTGGCCATTCCTACGGTCAAAAGGAGACTTCCTTGGTCTGGTATCAAAAACCGAAAAAAACCATCACGAAAGCCTTGGGGAAAAAGTTGGTGCAGGTCCCCCAGGGTCTTTATGCCAAGTGCAAGGGCTGTTCGGCCATCCTCTACAACAAGGAATTGGACAAGAACTACAAAGTCTGTCCCAAGTGCGGTTACCATTACCAGCTCTCCGCCCTGGAACGGCTATACCTGACCATGGATTCGGGTTCTTTCGAGGAATTCGATGAGAACCTCACCTCCAAGAACCCGCTGGAATTCCCCGAATACGACGACAAGTTGGTGAAGGGCCAGGAAAAGGCCAAGATGAAGGACGGGGTCATCACCGGGGTCGGAAAGATCAACGGGCAGCCCGCTTCCATCGCCATCATGGATTTCCAGTTCATGGGAGGTAGCTTGGGCAGCGTGGTGGGCGAGAAGATCACCCGGGCCGTCGAACGGGCCATCGCCCGCCGTATCGGCATGATCATCGTCTGCACCTCGGGGGGCGCGCGGATGCAGGAGG includes these proteins:
- the trpA gene encoding tryptophan synthase subunit alpha, with protein sequence MSRKLQVLFQRAQQDGRALFLPYVCLGYPDYRSSLETAKAALRAGAAALELGVPFSDPIADGPTLQKATFRSLAQGTKFRDVFRLIRDLRKAGFDQPLLVMTYLNLVDRMGLKAFAEALVRAGGDGAIIPDLPLEEFPAWKKIFDPQDLALIPFVAPTSPASRVRLADSMEAPFLYYVSVTGVTGVRKTLAPGLLRDLQSLDKRLRTPVVVGFGISNARQAAQVGKVARGVIIASALIQLISRTPKSRIAAQVGRFCAGVVSALRRG
- the accD gene encoding acetyl-CoA carboxylase, carboxyltransferase subunit beta, whose translation is MVWYQKPKKTITKALGKKLVQVPQGLYAKCKGCSAILYNKELDKNYKVCPKCGYHYQLSALERLYLTMDSGSFEEFDENLTSKNPLEFPEYDDKLVKGQEKAKMKDGVITGVGKINGQPASIAIMDFQFMGGSLGSVVGEKITRAVERAIARRIGMIIVCTSGGARMQEGIFSLMQMAKTSAALARLGEAGLPFIAVLTDPTTGGVAASYGMLGDLNIAEPGALVGFAGPRVIEQTIRQKLPKGFQRAEFLHEHGFVDEVVPRSQMKKTLGNYLKFFAA